Proteins from a genomic interval of Oharaeibacter diazotrophicus:
- a CDS encoding nucleotidyltransferase family protein — protein MAEVVSGSVVARLLAGAWRTAPPPLEVDAEALAEAVPRIVAPGAAALVWRRIAAGPLVADPRLVPLRTAAVSGALANAARLDRFRPLVRELEAAGVVPVLFKGLALAGAYPGPNLRPLGDFDLVVRAADHARAVDVLSRGATEQSLPHEGQFRYAGLSAGMPGAAVDLHGGLPAAYGLAPDSLFGEAVALGVGADVRVLAPRPEHHLRLVAMHMLRHGGWRPLWLVDVAALVETAGPGFDWDEALGRDPLARAWTATAIGLAATLLDCRPPAGVAMPPPAWVVRAVLAEWCDPRAARFLSPAVEFSPGFVRRRLASYWINPVAAAIARGVPPSVSSPRAVQTAHFAASVARAALKAASGRGWRP, from the coding sequence ATGGCCGAGGTCGTGTCCGGTTCCGTGGTGGCGCGTCTGCTCGCCGGCGCCTGGCGCACCGCGCCGCCGCCGCTGGAGGTCGACGCGGAGGCTCTGGCCGAGGCGGTACCGCGGATCGTCGCGCCCGGCGCAGCCGCTCTGGTGTGGCGCCGGATCGCCGCGGGTCCCCTCGTCGCCGACCCGCGCCTCGTCCCGCTGAGGACGGCCGCGGTGTCGGGGGCCCTCGCCAACGCGGCGCGACTCGACCGTTTCCGGCCCCTCGTCCGGGAGCTCGAGGCGGCCGGTGTCGTGCCGGTGCTCTTCAAGGGGCTCGCGCTGGCCGGCGCCTATCCCGGACCCAATCTCAGGCCGCTCGGCGACTTCGATCTCGTCGTCCGCGCCGCCGATCACGCCCGCGCCGTCGACGTCCTGTCGCGCGGGGCGACGGAACAATCCCTGCCGCACGAGGGCCAGTTCCGGTACGCCGGCCTCTCGGCCGGAATGCCCGGCGCGGCCGTCGACCTGCACGGCGGCCTGCCGGCCGCCTACGGCCTCGCGCCCGACAGCCTGTTCGGCGAGGCGGTCGCGCTCGGGGTCGGCGCGGACGTGCGGGTGCTGGCGCCGCGGCCGGAGCATCACCTGCGCCTCGTCGCGATGCACATGCTCCGCCATGGCGGCTGGCGTCCGCTCTGGCTGGTCGACGTCGCGGCGCTGGTCGAGACCGCCGGTCCCGGGTTCGACTGGGATGAGGCGCTCGGGCGCGATCCGCTCGCCCGGGCCTGGACCGCCACCGCGATCGGCCTCGCCGCCACCCTGCTCGACTGTCGCCCGCCCGCAGGCGTGGCGATGCCGCCGCCGGCCTGGGTGGTGCGGGCGGTGCTCGCCGAGTGGTGCGATCCGAGGGCCGCCCGCTTCCTGTCGCCGGCGGTCGAGTTCTCGCCGGGCTTCGTCCGTCGGCGCCTCGCCTCTTACTGGATCAACCCCGTCGCCGCCGCGATCGCGCGCGGGGTGCCGCCGTCGGTGTCGTCGCCGCGGGCGGTGCAGACCGCCCATTTCGCCGCCTCGGTGGCGCGGGCGGCGTTGAAGGCCGCGTCCGGCCGGGGGTGGCGGCCGTGA
- a CDS encoding ATP-binding cassette domain-containing protein — MTADAAAPALGEVVALLGDALATAPRRFGGLVALSIGSAVLESAALMLLPVVLGGPAVLPGLPALGPVALGGVYLALVGLAAAALYGQATESEVLIRRFGERLRTRLHEAVLGAAWGSPALAHPSELQHAIFAEAGQCAFAVRLGIDLVGRLVTLPALLVAALVLSPGVTLAVGAMALVLGLPTLRLARRAYRLSGTLVRENRALAATLSDELSGLKPIKVLRAEPARGLAFAARLEALGEATAAQARATAGVRAWQRLATACAVAGGAGYGLAVMEIDGASMIALAVAALRLASGGMQTVETWRQLSRLLPIYEQVRRREADCLAVGEPAAAPTPPRLRRSLSFAAVAYVHPGAPAPTLSGIDLELPARGVTALVGPSGAGKSTLVDLAMGLIAPTAGTVAVDGAVLGAADRVAWRGRVAYVPQDGFLFHDSIRANLAVAAPAADDAAIEAALRRAAADFVFALPDGLDTRVGDRGSRLSGGERQRIMIARALLQDADLVVFDESTSALDADTEAKVLAAVAELASRACVILVAHRPAAIALADRVVQLEAGRIVAVRERRGAAAG, encoded by the coding sequence GTGACCGCCGACGCCGCCGCGCCGGCGCTCGGGGAGGTGGTCGCGCTGCTCGGCGACGCCTTGGCCACGGCGCCGCGGCGCTTCGGCGGGCTGGTCGCGCTGTCGATCGGCTCGGCGGTGCTGGAGAGCGCCGCGCTGATGCTGCTCCCGGTCGTGCTCGGCGGCCCCGCCGTGCTGCCGGGGCTGCCGGCGCTCGGCCCGGTCGCCCTCGGGGGCGTCTATCTCGCCCTGGTCGGCCTCGCCGCCGCCGCGCTCTACGGTCAGGCGACCGAGTCCGAGGTGCTGATCCGCCGTTTCGGCGAACGGCTGCGGACGCGCCTGCACGAGGCGGTGCTCGGCGCGGCCTGGGGCAGCCCCGCGCTGGCGCATCCGAGCGAACTCCAGCACGCGATCTTCGCCGAGGCGGGCCAGTGCGCCTTCGCCGTCCGGCTCGGCATCGACCTGGTCGGTCGTCTGGTGACCCTGCCGGCGCTGCTCGTCGCGGCCCTGGTGCTGTCGCCCGGCGTCACCCTGGCGGTGGGGGCGATGGCGCTCGTCCTCGGCCTGCCGACGCTGCGCCTCGCGCGGCGCGCCTACCGCCTCTCCGGCACGCTGGTGCGCGAGAACCGGGCGCTGGCGGCTACGCTCTCCGACGAACTGTCGGGCCTGAAGCCGATCAAGGTGCTCCGGGCCGAACCGGCGCGCGGGCTCGCCTTCGCGGCGCGGCTGGAGGCGCTCGGCGAGGCGACCGCCGCACAGGCGCGCGCGACCGCCGGCGTCCGGGCGTGGCAGCGCCTCGCCACGGCCTGCGCGGTCGCCGGCGGCGCCGGCTACGGGCTCGCCGTCATGGAGATCGACGGCGCCTCGATGATCGCGCTCGCGGTCGCGGCGCTCCGTCTCGCGTCCGGCGGGATGCAGACGGTCGAGACCTGGCGCCAGCTCTCCAGGCTGCTGCCGATCTACGAGCAGGTCCGCCGCCGCGAGGCCGACTGCCTCGCCGTCGGCGAACCCGCGGCGGCACCGACGCCGCCGCGGCTCCGCCGGTCGCTGTCGTTCGCCGCGGTCGCCTACGTCCACCCCGGTGCACCGGCGCCGACGCTCTCGGGCATCGACCTCGAACTGCCGGCCCGCGGCGTCACCGCGCTGGTCGGTCCGTCGGGCGCGGGCAAGTCGACGCTTGTCGACCTCGCCATGGGCCTGATCGCGCCGACGGCGGGGACGGTCGCGGTCGACGGCGCGGTGCTCGGTGCCGCCGACCGGGTGGCCTGGCGCGGGCGCGTCGCCTACGTGCCGCAGGACGGCTTCCTGTTCCACGACAGCATCCGCGCCAATCTCGCGGTCGCCGCGCCGGCGGCCGACGACGCCGCGATCGAGGCGGCGCTTCGCCGTGCGGCCGCCGATTTCGTGTTCGCCCTGCCGGACGGGCTCGACACCCGCGTCGGCGACCGCGGTTCGCGCCTGTCCGGCGGCGAACGCCAGCGCATCATGATCGCCCGCGCCCTGCTGCAGGACGCCGACCTCGTCGTGTTCGACGAATCGACGTCGGCCCTCGACGCCGACACCGAGGCCAAGGTGCTCGCCGCGGTCGCCGAACTCGCGAGCCGGGCCTGCGTGATCCTCGTCGCCCACCGTCCCGCGGCGATCGCCCTCGCCGATCGGGTGGTGCAGCTCGAGGCCGGCCGGATCGTGGCCGTCCGCGAGAGGCGGGGCGCCGCGGCGGGTTGA
- a CDS encoding glycosyltransferase family 4 protein translates to MSTPRALVAAQYLAPGAGGIAVVARLTAKVLGRIGPARGLSCMETGAFRVHDVPVRGCAGSRLGFVARLAVAAARADHVYHDFAGTLRARPFAALGGAGHAAWAHGEEIWDRPRPDYADALARADLVLVNSGYTLERAAASLGRCRRVALCRLATEEDEAPDAVGPADAPPTVLLLGRIDDGLPKGHDLLISIWPRVAAAVPGARLVLAGGGVGVAAVRALAAASPAAASIEVTGFVPAADVEALWRRTRVLAMPSRGEGFGLVFIEAMRRGLPVLSSTEDAGGDLVADGVTGFARSRARPDAVVDALVDLLRDGDLARRFGAAGHHRWHERHRYGVFERDFLAATADFRGA, encoded by the coding sequence ATGAGCACGCCGCGGGCGCTGGTGGCGGCGCAGTATCTCGCCCCTGGCGCCGGCGGTATCGCCGTCGTCGCCCGGCTCACCGCGAAGGTGCTCGGCCGGATCGGTCCGGCGCGCGGCCTGTCGTGCATGGAGACCGGCGCATTTCGCGTCCACGACGTGCCGGTGCGCGGCTGTGCGGGCAGCCGGCTCGGCTTCGTCGCCCGCCTCGCCGTCGCCGCCGCGCGGGCCGATCACGTCTACCACGACTTCGCCGGCACCCTGCGCGCCCGCCCCTTCGCCGCGCTCGGCGGTGCCGGCCATGCCGCCTGGGCCCACGGGGAGGAGATCTGGGACCGCCCCCGGCCCGACTACGCCGACGCCCTCGCGCGCGCCGACCTCGTGCTCGTCAACAGCGGCTACACGCTGGAGCGGGCGGCCGCGAGCCTCGGCCGCTGCCGGCGCGTCGCGCTCTGCCGGCTCGCCACCGAGGAGGACGAGGCGCCGGACGCCGTCGGCCCCGCCGACGCGCCGCCGACGGTGCTGCTGCTCGGGCGCATCGACGACGGCCTGCCGAAGGGGCACGACCTCCTGATCTCGATCTGGCCGCGGGTGGCGGCCGCCGTGCCCGGCGCCCGTCTGGTGCTGGCGGGCGGCGGCGTCGGCGTCGCCGCGGTCCGCGCGCTCGCGGCCGCTTCGCCCGCCGCGGCGTCGATCGAGGTGACCGGCTTCGTGCCGGCCGCGGACGTCGAGGCGCTGTGGCGGCGCACCCGCGTCCTGGCGATGCCGAGCCGCGGCGAGGGCTTCGGGCTGGTCTTCATCGAGGCGATGCGGCGCGGCCTGCCGGTGTTGAGCTCCACCGAGGATGCCGGCGGCGACCTCGTCGCCGACGGTGTCACCGGCTTCGCCCGCAGCCGCGCCCGCCCCGACGCCGTCGTCGACGCCCTGGTCGACCTCCTGCGCGACGGCGACCTCGCGCGGCGGTTCGGCGCCGCCGGCCACCACCGCTGGCACGAACGCCATCGTTACGGGGTGTTCGAGCGCGATTTCCTCGCGGCGACCGCGGACTTCCGGGGCGCCTGA
- a CDS encoding nucleotide sugar dehydrogenase, protein MTTCATELLDKLASRRAIVAVIGLGYVGLPLIRAVAESGLTAIGIDTDPTKIEMLKAGRNYLKHTGGEWIAPLVEAGRLRPTGDFATLAEADVIVICVPTPLTRHMQPDLSYVEATARSIAPHLAPGRLVVLESTTWPGTTTEVLKPILETSGLSCGRDFFVAFSPERADPGNAEYDATGRIPKVIGGDGAEAREAACAFYGLFVERIVPVENAATAEAVKLFENIFRSVNIALVNELKVVYRAMGIDIWQVIEAAKTKPFGFMPFYPGPGLGGHCIPIDPYYLSWKAKEFDVRSQFVELAGEINSAMPRWVVDRLAEALDRSAGTGLSRAHVLVVGIAYKKNVDDTRESPALRLIELLESRGARTSFHDPWAPVIPPTREHAALGGRRSVPLDPATIADYDAVLIVTDHDNVDWSALAEARLVVDTRNRAEREGLAGPRLVKL, encoded by the coding sequence ATGACGACCTGCGCGACTGAACTCCTCGACAAGCTGGCGTCGCGCCGGGCGATCGTAGCCGTGATCGGGCTCGGCTACGTCGGCTTGCCGCTGATCCGGGCGGTCGCCGAGAGCGGGCTGACCGCGATCGGCATCGACACCGATCCGACCAAGATCGAGATGCTGAAGGCCGGTCGGAACTATCTGAAGCACACCGGCGGGGAATGGATCGCCCCGCTCGTCGAGGCCGGGCGTCTCAGGCCGACGGGCGATTTCGCCACGCTCGCCGAGGCCGACGTGATCGTGATCTGCGTGCCGACGCCGCTGACGCGCCACATGCAGCCGGACCTCTCCTACGTCGAGGCGACCGCGCGGTCGATCGCGCCGCACCTGGCACCCGGCCGGCTGGTGGTGCTGGAATCGACGACCTGGCCCGGCACGACCACCGAGGTGCTGAAGCCGATCCTCGAGACCTCCGGACTTTCCTGCGGCCGCGACTTCTTCGTCGCCTTCTCGCCCGAGCGCGCCGATCCCGGCAACGCCGAATACGACGCCACCGGCCGGATCCCGAAGGTGATCGGCGGCGACGGCGCCGAGGCGCGCGAGGCCGCCTGCGCCTTCTACGGCCTGTTCGTCGAACGCATCGTCCCGGTCGAGAACGCGGCGACGGCCGAGGCGGTCAAGTTGTTCGAGAACATCTTCCGTTCGGTCAACATCGCGCTCGTCAACGAGCTCAAGGTGGTCTACCGGGCGATGGGCATCGACATCTGGCAGGTGATCGAGGCGGCCAAGACCAAGCCGTTCGGCTTCATGCCGTTCTACCCCGGGCCGGGCCTCGGCGGCCACTGCATCCCGATCGACCCCTACTACCTCTCCTGGAAGGCCAAGGAGTTCGACGTCCGCTCGCAGTTCGTCGAGCTCGCCGGCGAGATCAACTCGGCGATGCCGCGCTGGGTGGTCGACCGCCTCGCCGAGGCGCTCGACCGCAGCGCCGGCACCGGGCTCAGCCGCGCCCACGTGCTGGTGGTCGGCATCGCCTACAAGAAGAACGTCGACGACACCCGCGAGAGCCCGGCGCTCCGGCTGATCGAACTGCTCGAGAGCCGCGGCGCGCGCACCTCGTTCCACGATCCGTGGGCGCCGGTGATCCCGCCGACGCGCGAGCACGCCGCGCTCGGCGGGCGCCGCTCGGTGCCGCTCGATCCGGCGACGATCGCCGACTACGACGCGGTGCTGATCGTCACCGACCACGACAATGTCGACTGGTCCGCGCTCGCCGAGGCACGGCTCGTCGTCGACACCCGCAACCGGGCGGAGCGCGAGGGCCTCGCCGGTCCGAGGCTCGTCAAGCTCTGA
- a CDS encoding metallophosphoesterase family protein — protein MPTGGPEGRVEDGTRIYCIGDVHGRADLLGRVRGFVVDDLATAPERRLTVFLGDLVDRGPDSAGVLEAIATGWPTGTVVLRGNHETEFLAVLDQPRRLAAWQRHGGLETLASYGVPVVDVVRGGRFSEAVAALKDKLPPAHLELVAGARASFVSGDFFFCHAGVRPGVALDAQTEEDLTTIRSPFLDFDGDFGKIVVHGHTPVRAPVLKANRIALDTGAYMTDVLTCAVFEAGAIRLFSTAD, from the coding sequence GTGCCGACGGGCGGGCCCGAGGGGCGCGTCGAGGACGGCACCCGGATCTACTGCATCGGCGACGTGCACGGCCGCGCCGACCTGCTCGGTCGGGTCCGCGGCTTCGTCGTGGACGACCTCGCCACCGCGCCGGAGCGACGCCTGACCGTCTTCCTCGGCGATCTCGTCGACCGCGGCCCCGATTCGGCCGGTGTCCTCGAGGCGATCGCCACCGGTTGGCCGACCGGGACCGTCGTACTGCGCGGCAATCACGAGACCGAGTTCCTCGCCGTCCTCGACCAGCCGCGGCGCCTCGCGGCGTGGCAGCGCCACGGCGGGCTCGAGACGCTCGCCTCCTACGGCGTGCCGGTGGTCGACGTCGTCCGCGGCGGACGCTTCAGCGAGGCCGTGGCCGCCCTCAAGGACAAGCTGCCGCCCGCCCACCTCGAACTGGTGGCCGGTGCCCGGGCGTCCTTCGTCAGCGGCGACTTCTTCTTCTGCCACGCCGGCGTTCGCCCCGGCGTCGCCCTCGACGCCCAGACCGAGGAGGACCTCACCACGATCCGCTCGCCGTTCCTCGACTTCGACGGCGACTTCGGCAAGATCGTGGTGCACGGCCACACGCCCGTCCGCGCGCCGGTGCTGAAGGCCAACCGGATCGCGCTCGACACCGGCGCCTACATGACCGACGTGCTGACCTGCGCCGTGTTCGAGGCCGGCGCCATCCGCCTGTTCTCGACCGCGGACTGA
- a CDS encoding class I SAM-dependent methyltransferase: MADETAEAPAGVDYHERLASGWTDRYAGGGFRRRYDFVAGSVLPDTLAGQTWIDVGCGSGVFTRLLAERGARALGVDGAAAMVAAAEGGGTAGGALRYRRAAVEELGGIGERFDGLLCLSVVEYVDDPDAAFADFAALLVPGGRLVMSVPNALAPVRLAQRAARRLGRVVGVDVAPYLAISRHGFTPRRLVRALAAHGLAVRRVLGFDPLIGGAAGRLLPASLTFVDCERRGGDGRA; encoded by the coding sequence ATGGCCGACGAAACCGCTGAAGCCCCTGCCGGCGTCGACTACCACGAGCGACTGGCGTCGGGATGGACGGATCGTTACGCCGGCGGTGGATTCCGGCGCCGCTACGACTTCGTCGCCGGCTCGGTGCTGCCGGACACGCTCGCGGGTCAGACCTGGATCGACGTCGGCTGCGGCAGCGGCGTGTTCACGCGACTGCTCGCCGAGCGCGGCGCCAGGGCGCTCGGGGTCGACGGCGCCGCGGCGATGGTGGCGGCCGCCGAAGGCGGCGGTACCGCGGGCGGGGCACTGCGCTACCGTCGGGCCGCGGTCGAGGAACTCGGCGGGATCGGCGAGCGCTTCGACGGGCTGCTCTGTCTCAGCGTCGTCGAATACGTCGACGATCCCGACGCGGCCTTCGCCGATTTCGCCGCGCTGCTGGTGCCGGGCGGTCGGCTGGTGATGTCGGTGCCCAACGCCCTCGCCCCGGTGCGGCTCGCCCAGCGGGCGGCCCGCCGCCTCGGTCGCGTCGTCGGCGTCGACGTCGCGCCCTATCTGGCGATCTCGCGGCACGGCTTCACGCCGCGCCGGCTGGTGCGGGCGCTCGCGGCGCACGGATTGGCGGTCCGGCGCGTCCTCGGCTTCGATCCCCTGATCGGCGGTGCGGCGGGGCGGCTCCTGCCCGCCAGCCTCACCTTCGTGGACTGCGAGCGGAGGGGCGGCGATGGTCGCGCCTGA
- a CDS encoding CgeB family protein: MVAPEARPDRSGTVGGTLRILMVAELWHGSDSLALARALIRLGHSVAVVSDEMFQAPGLRSRVLRAARRLAMPLIKRDFNAELLAGADQFEPHLLLVCKGVLVRAETIRAIKARGARAFLWWPDISMIGHGPEVPRAVPHYDWVFTTKSFGVDDLRARLGVDAVTFMPPGFDPETHEPIVPSAADLERYRADLAFVGTWSPKKQAILEAILAARPTLDLAIWGDQWEKAAGGPLARHCRLRPVYGREYSKAITVPRIALGLLSEIRAGASDGDRITARTFQIPAAGGFMLHERNPEVARYFTDGVDCAMFADVDEAVALVDRYLADPAARDAVAAAGRARCVAAGYSVDDRARTIVAQWSATTARGGRPGEPALPPCTGKSASSLQADAHP; the protein is encoded by the coding sequence ATGGTCGCGCCTGAGGCTCGTCCGGATCGGTCCGGCACGGTCGGGGGCACGCTGCGCATCCTGATGGTGGCCGAGCTCTGGCACGGCAGCGACTCGCTGGCGCTCGCGCGCGCCCTGATCCGCCTCGGCCATTCGGTCGCCGTCGTCTCCGACGAGATGTTCCAGGCGCCCGGTCTGCGCTCGCGCGTGCTGCGCGCGGCCCGCCGGCTGGCGATGCCGCTGATCAAGCGCGACTTCAACGCCGAGCTCCTCGCCGGCGCCGACCAGTTCGAGCCGCATCTCCTCCTCGTCTGCAAGGGCGTCCTGGTCCGTGCCGAGACGATCCGCGCGATCAAGGCGCGCGGGGCGCGGGCGTTCCTGTGGTGGCCGGACATCAGCATGATCGGCCACGGCCCCGAGGTGCCGCGGGCCGTGCCGCACTACGACTGGGTCTTCACCACCAAGAGCTTCGGCGTCGACGACCTGCGTGCGCGTCTCGGCGTCGACGCCGTCACCTTCATGCCGCCGGGCTTCGACCCCGAGACCCACGAGCCGATCGTCCCCTCCGCGGCCGACCTCGAGCGCTACCGGGCCGATCTCGCCTTCGTCGGGACCTGGTCGCCGAAGAAGCAGGCGATCCTGGAGGCGATCCTCGCCGCCCGTCCGACGCTGGATCTCGCCATCTGGGGCGACCAGTGGGAGAAGGCGGCCGGCGGCCCGCTCGCGCGCCATTGCCGTCTGCGACCGGTCTACGGCCGCGAGTACAGCAAGGCGATCACCGTCCCGCGTATCGCGCTCGGCCTGCTCAGCGAGATCCGCGCCGGAGCCTCCGACGGCGACCGCATCACGGCGCGAACCTTCCAGATCCCGGCCGCCGGCGGCTTCATGCTGCACGAACGCAACCCGGAGGTCGCCCGCTACTTCACCGACGGGGTCGACTGCGCGATGTTCGCGGACGTCGACGAGGCGGTGGCGCTCGTCGACCGCTACCTCGCCGACCCCGCGGCCCGCGACGCCGTCGCCGCGGCGGGCCGGGCACGGTGCGTCGCCGCCGGCTATTCGGTCGACGATCGCGCCCGTACCATCGTGGCGCAGTGGTCGGCGACGACGGCGCGCGGCGGACGCCCGGGCGAACCCGCGCTCCCGCCGTGCACAGGAAAAAGCGCATCGTCCTTGCAAGCCGACGCGCATCCGTAG
- a CDS encoding sugar transferase, which translates to MTDASLGGEALRAIHGVDAIVSGRRSAPRRIVERIRFQLPTGLVLAAVVPLAFQYDVLTTTSLPNVVNTAIGVAVAVLVGYYALRRLGTYPTMREVGAVLPVFSVVFMTVAATFLAFRFDYSRFQFLLGYAVAVAWFAGVTYASWRGRRTCYAVVPVGEALSIRDVGAADWAVLDAPVQLPRTCAGVVVDLHADLPKHWDAYVTGCVLAGVPVYHYKQMRETLTGRLEIEHLHENILGAHDPHLGYLKIRRIFDVVTAATGLLVLAVPLLVLAAVIRWDSPGPALFTQARVMRGGRVFTMYKFRTMYAGTSDPRNHEDAMTRTGDARITRIGAFLRRSRIDELPQMVNILKGEMSWIGPRPEALPLAAWYRDQLPFYDYRHVVPPGLTGWAQVNQGHVTRPDDVLSKLHYDFYYVKHVSLWLDLLIVLRTIRTILTGFGAR; encoded by the coding sequence GTGACCGACGCGAGCCTCGGCGGCGAAGCCCTGCGTGCCATCCACGGTGTCGACGCGATCGTGTCGGGTCGCCGTTCGGCACCGCGTCGCATTGTCGAGCGCATCCGCTTCCAGCTGCCGACCGGTCTCGTCCTGGCCGCCGTCGTCCCGCTCGCCTTCCAATACGACGTCCTGACGACGACCTCGCTGCCGAACGTGGTCAACACCGCGATCGGCGTCGCGGTCGCTGTGCTCGTCGGCTACTACGCCCTGCGCCGGCTCGGCACCTATCCGACCATGCGCGAGGTCGGCGCGGTGCTGCCGGTGTTCTCCGTCGTCTTCATGACGGTGGCGGCCACGTTCCTGGCCTTCCGCTTCGACTACAGCCGTTTCCAATTCCTGCTCGGCTACGCCGTCGCGGTCGCCTGGTTCGCCGGCGTGACCTACGCCTCCTGGCGCGGGCGCCGCACCTGCTACGCGGTCGTGCCGGTCGGTGAGGCGCTGAGCATCCGCGACGTCGGGGCCGCCGACTGGGCCGTGCTCGACGCGCCGGTGCAGCTGCCGCGGACCTGCGCGGGGGTGGTCGTCGACCTCCACGCCGACCTGCCGAAGCACTGGGACGCCTATGTCACCGGCTGCGTCCTCGCCGGCGTGCCGGTCTATCACTACAAGCAGATGCGCGAGACGCTGACCGGGCGCCTCGAGATCGAGCACCTGCACGAGAACATCCTCGGCGCCCACGATCCGCATCTCGGCTATCTGAAGATCCGCCGGATCTTCGACGTCGTCACCGCCGCGACGGGGCTTCTGGTGCTCGCCGTTCCGCTGCTGGTGCTCGCCGCGGTGATCCGGTGGGATTCGCCGGGGCCGGCCCTGTTCACCCAGGCGCGGGTGATGCGCGGCGGCCGCGTCTTCACCATGTACAAGTTTCGCACCATGTACGCGGGCACGTCCGACCCCCGCAATCACGAGGACGCCATGACGCGGACCGGCGATGCCCGGATCACCCGCATCGGCGCCTTCCTCCGGCGCTCGCGGATCGACGAACTGCCGCAGATGGTCAACATCCTCAAGGGCGAGATGAGTTGGATCGGCCCGCGCCCCGAGGCGTTGCCGCTCGCCGCGTGGTACCGCGACCAGCTGCCGTTCTACGACTATCGCCACGTGGTGCCGCCCGGCCTGACCGGTTGGGCCCAGGTCAACCAGGGCCACGTCACCCGCCCCGACGACGTGCTGAGCAAGCTCCACTACGACTTCTACTACGTGAAGCACGTCTCGCTCTGGCTCGACCTCTTGATCGTGCTGCGCACGATCCGGACGATCCTGACCGGCTTCGGCGCGCGCTGA
- a CDS encoding glycosyltransferase family 4 protein — MTARMRIAIVFSHPVQYFVPLFRLLAKEPDVELKLFFATKVGIRPVVDPGFGVPVVWSIPLTDGYDHEFLPRADEIDSVGFRQVYNPGVGRALAAFRPDAVILHGYALPTMLKGLAWCRLHRIPALMIADSSADQVPPGLRRWIKYRIVPRLLACYAGLLLWGERSEDYFAGFGYPRARLHRVPNLMDESFWAARAARAEIRAAFRAEHGLAEEDFVVMASGKLQPHKRVADTVEALARPAVATAARRTVLVVAGDGVERGALEALAAARGVDVRFLGFVNLDRLPQVYAAADAFVHASEFEPFGVVMAEAAALGLPLIVSDRVGAVGATATARPDENTLLYPCGDADALAATIARLRDDEALRTRFAAASDRISADHDGRRSVAAVKRAVRQAIGRDGAEAR, encoded by the coding sequence ATGACCGCACGGATGCGCATCGCCATCGTGTTCTCGCACCCGGTGCAGTATTTCGTCCCGCTATTCCGCCTGCTGGCGAAGGAACCGGACGTCGAGCTGAAGCTGTTCTTCGCCACCAAGGTCGGCATCCGCCCGGTGGTCGATCCCGGCTTCGGGGTGCCGGTGGTCTGGTCCATCCCCCTGACCGACGGCTACGACCACGAATTCCTGCCGCGCGCCGACGAGATCGACAGCGTCGGCTTCCGGCAGGTGTACAATCCCGGCGTCGGCCGCGCCCTCGCCGCGTTCCGACCGGACGCGGTGATCCTGCACGGCTACGCCCTCCCGACGATGCTGAAGGGTCTCGCCTGGTGCAGGCTCCACCGGATCCCGGCCCTGATGATCGCGGATTCCTCCGCCGATCAGGTCCCGCCCGGCCTGAGGCGCTGGATCAAGTACCGGATCGTGCCGCGCCTGCTCGCCTGCTACGCGGGCCTCCTGCTCTGGGGCGAGCGCAGCGAGGATTATTTCGCCGGCTTCGGCTATCCGCGTGCGCGGCTGCACCGCGTCCCCAACCTGATGGACGAGAGCTTCTGGGCGGCGCGGGCGGCACGCGCGGAGATCCGGGCGGCTTTCCGGGCCGAGCACGGCCTCGCCGAGGAGGACTTCGTCGTGATGGCCTCCGGCAAGCTGCAGCCGCACAAGCGCGTCGCCGACACGGTCGAGGCGCTGGCCCGTCCGGCGGTCGCGACCGCGGCGCGGCGCACCGTGCTCGTGGTCGCCGGCGACGGCGTCGAGCGTGGCGCCCTCGAGGCGCTCGCGGCCGCCCGCGGCGTCGACGTGCGCTTCCTCGGCTTCGTCAATCTCGACCGGCTGCCGCAGGTCTACGCCGCCGCCGACGCCTTCGTGCACGCCTCGGAATTCGAGCCCTTCGGCGTCGTGATGGCGGAGGCCGCGGCGCTCGGGCTGCCGCTGATCGTCAGCGACCGCGTCGGCGCCGTCGGCGCCACCGCCACCGCCCGGCCGGACGAGAACACGCTGCTCTATCCTTGCGGCGACGCCGACGCCCTAGCGGCGACGATCGCCCGCCTGCGCGACGACGAGGCCCTGCGCACGCGCTTTGCGGCGGCGTCGGACCGGATCTCGGCCGATCACGACGGCCGCCGCAGCGTCGCCGCGGTCAAGCGCGCCGTGCGGCAGGCGATCGGGCGGGACGGGGCGGAGGCGCGCTGA